A section of the Arabiibacter massiliensis genome encodes:
- a CDS encoding acyltransferase codes for MSISGAFVLGANGLLRGGRTSIVRVDEGASLEVKDAALYYGADVVLFPRSRLRIGSTYINSDCKIRCHESITIGDGCAISHDFTVMDSNAHILDGSKGTAPVVVEDHVWIGTRVMVLSGVTVGEGAVIAAGSVVTRDVPARSLVGGVPAKVIRDNVVWE; via the coding sequence GTGAGCATATCCGGTGCCTTCGTCTTGGGGGCGAACGGATTGCTGAGGGGCGGGCGAACGTCGATCGTGAGAGTCGACGAGGGCGCTTCTCTCGAGGTGAAAGACGCTGCGCTTTATTACGGGGCCGATGTGGTGCTGTTTCCCCGATCCCGGCTAAGAATCGGGTCGACGTACATCAACTCCGATTGCAAAATCCGCTGCCATGAGTCGATAACCATTGGCGACGGATGCGCCATCTCTCACGATTTCACCGTCATGGATTCCAACGCCCATATCCTGGACGGGTCGAAAGGCACCGCTCCCGTCGTCGTCGAGGACCATGTGTGGATAGGAACGCGCGTCATGGTGTTGAGCGGAGTGACGGTTGGGGAGGGGGCCGTCATCGCCGCAGGATCGGTGGTGACGCGGGACGTTCCCGCGAGAAGCTTGGTCGGGGGAGTACCGGCCAAGGTGATTCGAGACAACGTGGTTTGGGAGTAG
- a CDS encoding oligosaccharide flippase family protein: MVTNQRKAGAVLSYISLVVNAVVSFVYVPILLGSLSTSEYGVYELIGSVIAYLSVMDAGLSTTLSRFYVSTSVSGGKREVENLLAMTKIIYLALTAVAVAAGVGVYWAIDPLFGASFTSTELDLARQMMVLVIVNCAIVLPGNWFLAIINAEERFVFARALSIVKYALQVLAVVAVLQFRSSAMAVLAVQVAVNALGIAAYALYVKGRLRVRGKLHRWDWRLAGSLFSFSFFILLGMVFDQIFWKTGQVVLGAVMGASSVAVYGIACKVITAAYMQVSTGVTSVFLPKLTAISAKTAGMEEINELFFRLGHIQAIMVWGLCAAFAAVGADFIFLWAGSEFNEAYPAVSVLMIGLSVPLVENLGISILQAKNKMEFRSAALGIAAILDLVLSIPAAKYYGVVGCAFVTAAVLLICNGPIMNWYYARFVGIEIRKFWKSVFPLLVPAILASTATAVLGQLVIVGCSWPAFFAKSIAFVAIYFAMLWLGWLNGYEKSLLKSMASRIGALVHSRS; the protein is encoded by the coding sequence ATGGTTACGAACCAACGCAAAGCGGGGGCGGTCCTCTCTTACATCTCCCTGGTCGTCAACGCGGTCGTCTCGTTCGTGTACGTTCCGATCCTGCTGGGCTCCCTCAGCACTTCGGAGTACGGCGTGTACGAACTCATCGGCTCGGTCATCGCCTACCTGTCGGTGATGGACGCGGGCCTGTCTACCACGCTGAGCCGGTTCTACGTCTCCACCTCCGTCTCGGGCGGCAAGCGCGAGGTCGAGAACCTGCTCGCCATGACCAAGATCATCTACCTCGCGCTGACAGCCGTCGCGGTGGCGGCCGGCGTCGGCGTCTACTGGGCGATCGACCCGCTGTTCGGCGCGAGCTTCACCTCTACGGAGCTCGATCTCGCGCGGCAGATGATGGTGCTCGTGATCGTGAACTGCGCCATCGTGCTGCCCGGGAACTGGTTCCTGGCCATCATCAACGCCGAGGAGCGCTTCGTGTTCGCCCGGGCCCTCTCTATCGTGAAGTACGCGCTGCAGGTGCTCGCAGTCGTCGCCGTGCTCCAGTTCCGGTCGAGCGCGATGGCCGTGCTCGCGGTGCAGGTGGCTGTGAACGCCCTGGGCATCGCCGCGTACGCGCTCTACGTGAAGGGGAGGCTGCGCGTCCGGGGCAAGCTGCATCGTTGGGACTGGCGCCTGGCGGGGAGCCTGTTCTCCTTCTCGTTCTTCATACTGCTCGGCATGGTGTTCGACCAGATATTCTGGAAGACGGGCCAGGTCGTCCTAGGAGCGGTGATGGGGGCTTCGTCGGTCGCCGTCTACGGGATAGCTTGCAAGGTCATCACGGCCGCCTACATGCAGGTTTCGACGGGCGTGACGAGCGTCTTCCTCCCCAAGCTCACGGCCATCTCCGCCAAGACGGCGGGGATGGAGGAGATCAACGAGCTGTTTTTCCGCTTGGGCCATATCCAGGCGATCATGGTGTGGGGCTTGTGCGCCGCGTTCGCTGCGGTCGGGGCCGACTTCATCTTCCTCTGGGCAGGCTCGGAGTTCAACGAGGCGTATCCCGCCGTTTCTGTCTTGATGATCGGACTGTCGGTGCCGCTTGTTGAGAATCTAGGTATCTCGATCTTGCAGGCTAAGAACAAGATGGAGTTTCGATCGGCGGCGCTCGGTATCGCGGCGATCTTGGATCTGGTCTTATCGATTCCGGCGGCGAAGTACTATGGCGTCGTCGGTTGCGCTTTTGTGACCGCAGCGGTATTGCTCATATGCAATGGGCCCATCATGAATTGGTATTACGCCCGCTTCGTGGGTATTGAAATCCGGAAGTTCTGGAAGAGCGTTTTCCCGCTGCTGGTACCGGCGATTCTCGCCTCCACCGCGACCGCTGTACTCGGCCAGCTTGTGATAGTCGGATGTTCCTGGCCGGCGTTTTTCGCTAAAAGCATCGCGTTCGTGGCGATTTACTTCGCAATGCTTTGGCTTGGCTGGCTGAACGGGTACGAGAAATCCCTTCTCAAATCGATGGCATCGAGAATCGGCGCGTTGGTTCATTCGCGATCATAA
- a CDS encoding aldo/keto reductase, with protein sequence MKVTASQAGEMAIPAFTLSNGVEMPVLGLGTFPMNNREVKSAIESAHEIGYTLFDTSSAYGNERGVGSSLSGGDFVTTKISNKAQRGGGVREELVKSMVKLRRRKIDLLLLHWPYPDKYAESWKMLERFYRKGFCRAIGVANFHEHHLRELMRDAEIAPMVNQVELHPMLSQKPLIEFCKSQGILVEAYSPFARMDERLFGSDILARISDKHGKSKTQIILRWNYQNDVVSIPKTSSAERMKENASIFDFSLSDADMAAIDSIDSGTRVRHDPDHCDFDRL encoded by the coding sequence TTGAAGGTAACGGCGAGCCAAGCGGGGGAAATGGCAATACCCGCTTTCACATTGAGCAACGGGGTGGAGATGCCGGTTCTTGGGCTGGGCACTTTCCCCATGAACAATAGGGAGGTGAAAAGCGCGATCGAATCGGCGCATGAAATAGGCTACACCTTGTTCGACACCTCCTCCGCTTATGGAAACGAACGGGGGGTCGGATCCTCGCTTTCTGGAGGCGATTTCGTAACAACGAAAATCAGCAACAAAGCGCAACGGGGGGGGGGTGTCCGCGAAGAGCTCGTGAAAAGCATGGTGAAACTTCGCAGGCGAAAGATCGACTTGCTCCTTCTCCACTGGCCCTATCCGGACAAATACGCGGAGAGCTGGAAAATGCTTGAAAGGTTTTATCGCAAGGGCTTCTGCAGGGCGATCGGGGTCGCCAATTTCCACGAGCACCACCTTCGAGAGCTGATGCGCGATGCCGAGATAGCGCCGATGGTCAACCAAGTTGAGCTACATCCCATGTTAAGCCAAAAGCCCCTCATTGAATTCTGCAAATCCCAGGGCATCCTGGTGGAGGCCTACAGCCCCTTCGCGCGTATGGATGAGAGGCTGTTCGGCAGCGACATTCTCGCCCGGATTTCCGACAAGCATGGGAAGTCCAAGACCCAGATCATCCTCCGATGGAATTACCAAAATGACGTGGTGTCGATTCCCAAAACGAGCTCTGCGGAACGGATGAAAGAGAACGCTTCCATCTTCGACTTCTCCTTGTCGGACGCGGATATGGCGGCGATCGATTCTATCGACTCCGGCACGCGCGTGCGACATGATCCGGATCATTGCGACTTCGATAGGCTATGA
- a CDS encoding Coenzyme F420 hydrogenase/dehydrogenase, beta subunit C-terminal domain, translating into MKRFWLSAQECSGCGACANACPVDAISMEFAEDGFRYPVISGACVDCDKCERTCVAVHRFSSGYEMRPDTFAVWSKSEEARFASTSGGAFTELANAVLAEGGAVFGALYGSRCDVKHGAADDAEGLKGLRQSKYVQSDIGFAFREVKQRLDEGRMVAFCGAPCQVAGLRAFLGRRADTDKLVAFDFVCRGVNSPKAYRAWLDELESAKGASVAKVWFKYKVGGWKTSPVRTRIEFDDGSDMVLDGESNLFMRGYLESNLFLRPSCANCQFKGFPRQGDITLADFWGLDSSLDDDRGASMVLVNGEKGKALFERAKEDLEVHERSFDEIFVGNVCIDTSVKRNRKSQDFMADLDAMCFSAALGKHTRVSLARKSMRKMKALAKSLLRRG; encoded by the coding sequence ATGAAGCGATTCTGGTTGTCGGCGCAAGAGTGCTCAGGATGCGGAGCCTGTGCGAATGCGTGCCCGGTCGATGCTATATCGATGGAGTTCGCCGAGGATGGGTTTCGCTACCCGGTCATTTCCGGCGCATGCGTCGATTGCGACAAATGCGAGAGAACATGCGTTGCCGTCCATCGGTTCTCGTCCGGGTATGAGATGCGTCCAGACACGTTCGCAGTGTGGTCGAAAAGCGAGGAAGCGCGCTTTGCGAGCACTTCCGGAGGAGCCTTCACAGAGCTCGCGAATGCGGTTTTGGCCGAAGGAGGAGCGGTTTTCGGAGCGCTTTACGGAAGTCGATGCGATGTGAAGCATGGTGCGGCAGACGATGCCGAAGGCTTGAAAGGCTTGAGGCAGTCGAAGTACGTTCAGAGCGATATCGGATTCGCGTTCAGAGAGGTCAAGCAACGTTTGGACGAAGGTCGCATGGTTGCGTTCTGCGGAGCGCCATGCCAAGTGGCTGGCTTGAGGGCCTTTTTGGGGCGACGCGCAGATACGGACAAGCTGGTCGCCTTCGATTTCGTTTGCCGGGGGGTCAATTCTCCGAAGGCGTACCGCGCATGGTTGGACGAATTGGAGAGCGCGAAGGGTGCTTCGGTTGCAAAAGTTTGGTTCAAGTACAAAGTCGGGGGCTGGAAAACCTCGCCCGTCCGCACGAGGATCGAATTCGATGACGGGTCGGATATGGTGCTTGACGGCGAATCTAATCTTTTCATGAGAGGCTATTTGGAGTCAAACCTTTTCCTTCGTCCCAGCTGCGCGAATTGCCAATTCAAGGGTTTTCCTCGCCAAGGTGATATCACGCTTGCGGATTTCTGGGGCCTCGATTCTTCCCTCGATGATGACAGGGGAGCTTCGATGGTGCTGGTCAACGGCGAAAAAGGGAAGGCTCTCTTCGAGAGGGCGAAAGAGGACCTTGAAGTGCATGAGCGGAGCTTCGATGAGATCTTCGTCGGCAACGTCTGCATCGACACGTCAGTGAAGAGGAATCGAAAGTCCCAAGATTTTATGGCAGATCTCGATGCGATGTGTTTTAGCGCGGCTCTCGGTAAGCATACGCGTGTATCTCTCGCTCGAAAATCAATGCGGAAAATGAAAGCCCTCGCTAAAAGCTTGCTGAGGCGAGGCTGA